Below is a genomic region from Citrobacter tructae.
ACCAGACCATACACCCCAACGGTGACCGCTAAAGCGATACCCGACAGCACCAGTACCTGATTGAGTAACGGCGAATCAGCCACAATCCCCAGCGTAATCGCCACGATCTCAGCGGATAAAATAAAATCGGTCCGTACGGCCCCTTTGATTTTATCTTTTTCAAAGGCCAACGGATCCTGCGCCGCCAACTCTGCCAGACGCTGTTGTCGCGCTTCAGGCGATTCCTGATGTTTACGCGCCTGCAATGTATGCAGGACTTTTTCCACACCCTCGAAACAGAGAAACGCCCCGCCAATCATTAATAACGGAGTAATCGCCCAGGGAATAAAAGCGCTGATCAGTAACGCCAGCGGCACGAGGATAACTTTATTGACGAACGATCCTTTTGCCACGCTCCAGACTACCGGGAGCTCGCGGTTAGCCCGTACGCCCGACACCTGCTGTGCATTAAGCGACAGGTCATCCCCCAGTACACCCGCTGTTTTTTTTGCGGCCAGTTTTCCCATCATGGAGACATCGTCAAGCAGCGTGGCAATGTCATCAAGTAAAGTCAGTAAGCTACTTCCTGCCAAAATTTTCACCCTCAATATTATTTTTTTGCAGTCATAAGTATGAAGTAAAAAACGTCATGCTGAAACTCGCCTTTATGGTCAACAAATATTTAACAACAGCGGGTAATTATAAATCTCGCCAGCACGATAGTTTTGACGTTTACTATGTTGCGCCTTTTTATTTCCACCGTGAGGGATTATGCGTTTCAGGCAATTGTTACCACTTTTCAGTGCGCTGTTCGCGCTGTACATCATATGGGGTTCCACATACTTCGTTATTCGTATTGGCGTTGAGAGCTGGCCGCCGCTAATGATGGCTGGCGTGCGATTTCTGTCTGCGGGGATTTTGTTAACCGCATTTTTACTTCTGCGCGGTCATAAACTGCCACCATTACGCCCGCTGCTCAATGCCGCTCTGATCGGTATTCTGCTGCTGGCGGTGGGGAATGGGCTGGTCACCGTCGCTGAACACCAGAACGTCCCTTCTGGTATCGCTGCCGTGGTAGTCGCGACCGTCCCGCTGTTTACGCTGTGCTTCAGCTATTTCTTTGGTATCAAAACCCGCAAACTGGAATGGATGGGCATCGCCATTGGACTGGCTGGGATCATTATGCTCAACAGCGGCGGGAATTTGAGTGGCAACCCGTGGGGGGCAGTGTTGATCCTGATTGGCTCGATGAGCTGGGCATTCGGTTCCGTGTACGGCTCGCGCATAACATTACCCGTGGGAATGATGGCCGGAGCCATTGAGATGTTAGCCGCAGGTATTGTGCTGATGGGTGCCTCGCTTATCTCCGGGGAAAAACTGACCACCATGCCGTCGTTTTCTGGCTTTATGGCGGTCGCTTACCTGGCGCTGTTTGGTTCCATTATCGCGATCAACGCGTACATGTACCTGATCCGTAACGTTAGCCCGGCACTGGCGACCAGCTATGCCTATGTTAACCCGGTCGTTGCCGTGCTGTTAGGAACTGGTCTGGGAGGCGAAAGCCTGGCATTCATCGAGTGGCTGGCTCTTGGGGTGATTGTTTTCGCGGTAATACTGGTGACGCTGGGCAAATACCTGTTCCCGGTCAAAGCGGACGCTGTCGCCGCACCGTCGGAAAAGTCATTACAGTAAATGAATACCCATGGTGTCGATCTGCGCGGTGGCCCCACCGCAGCAGATCCACTCCACGACTCGTTCGGACAGTGCCTCATCGCCAAGTTTTTTTCGCCCCCGTAAGGCGCACTCCCAGATAATCAGTACGCGCCAGCCAAGCAATTGCAGCTTCTCGCGATCCCGCGCATCGCGCCCGACGTTTTTACCTATCTTTTCCAGCCAGAATTCCGTGCGCGTCGTGGGAGTCTTAAATAAATAGCAGTCGTGATGATGCCAGAAACAGCCATGGGTAAAAATGACGCACTGGTAGTCATCCACCACAAAATCGGGACGGCCAGGTAACGCTGCATCCTGGACGCGAAACGTTACCCCCTGCTCCGTCAGTAACCTGGCCAGGCATTTCTCAATAGCCGTATCGCGGGTCGCTATTGCCCGCATATTTTTACTGCGCGTAGGCTTATCGTGAACGTCTGCCATGCAGACTCTCTTTCTCACGCAGCGAGACGGCCTGTTTGATTTTTGGCTCCAGCAGCCGGGCTACCGCCGCAAATGCCGGGACCACCACCGAGTTACCGAACTGGCGATAGGCCTGAGTATCAGACACAGGGATGCGAAACTGATATCCCTGAGGTGACTCAAACCCCATCAGGCGCGCACACTCTCGGGGCGTGAGCCTGCGCGGTCGGTGCAACTGGTTGCCCGGATCGTCAAAATCCTGTTCACCCAGCGCCATATCCCAACCACGGTCGATTAAGATTTCCGCCCCATCTTTGTAATAACGGGCGGATAATGTTCGCGTCACGCTGTGCGGATTACCGGGATACACCATGCCATAGC
It encodes:
- the yedA gene encoding drug/metabolite exporter YedA, which codes for MRFRQLLPLFSALFALYIIWGSTYFVIRIGVESWPPLMMAGVRFLSAGILLTAFLLLRGHKLPPLRPLLNAALIGILLLAVGNGLVTVAEHQNVPSGIAAVVVATVPLFTLCFSYFFGIKTRKLEWMGIAIGLAGIIMLNSGGNLSGNPWGAVLILIGSMSWAFGSVYGSRITLPVGMMAGAIEMLAAGIVLMGASLISGEKLTTMPSFSGFMAVAYLALFGSIIAINAYMYLIRNVSPALATSYAYVNPVVAVLLGTGLGGESLAFIEWLALGVIVFAVILVTLGKYLFPVKADAVAAPSEKSLQ
- a CDS encoding DUF808 domain-containing protein, which codes for MLAGSSLLTLLDDIATLLDDVSMMGKLAAKKTAGVLGDDLSLNAQQVSGVRANRELPVVWSVAKGSFVNKVILVPLALLISAFIPWAITPLLMIGGAFLCFEGVEKVLHTLQARKHQESPEARQQRLAELAAQDPLAFEKDKIKGAVRTDFILSAEIVAITLGIVADSPLLNQVLVLSGIALAVTVGVYGLVGIIVKLDDIGYWLAEKRSAIAQALGKGLLVVAPWLMKTLSVVGTLAMFLVGGGIVVHGIAPLHHAIEHFAQQQNSFISMMVPTLLNLVLGFIIGGAVVLVVKMVAKLRGVSH
- a CDS encoding very short patch repair endonuclease, whose translation is MADVHDKPTRSKNMRAIATRDTAIEKCLARLLTEQGVTFRVQDAALPGRPDFVVDDYQCVIFTHGCFWHHHDCYLFKTPTTRTEFWLEKIGKNVGRDARDREKLQLLGWRVLIIWECALRGRKKLGDEALSERVVEWICCGGATAQIDTMGIHLL